A section of the Leptotrichia sp. HSP-342 genome encodes:
- a CDS encoding ABC transporter substrate-binding protein, which yields MEIITLNYNADSVSEKSISEYFAQQLAKIGVELKTVGEEEQSYRDRMKKGDFDIVFNISWGVPYDPQSFLGGMRKPVYGDYAAQQGLSQKSQIDDSILKGLKTTSETERAELFKYVLTTLQDEAVYIPITYETNRAIFNDRVQDVKFGTSLYEVPYYSMSLK from the coding sequence ATGGAAATAATTACATTGAATTACAATGCTGACAGCGTGAGCGAAAAATCAATTTCAGAATACTTTGCTCAACAGCTAGCTAAGATTGGTGTTGAATTGAAGACAGTTGGGGAAGAGGAGCAGTCTTACAGAGATAGAATGAAAAAAGGAGATTTTGATATTGTATTCAATATTTCATGGGGAGTACCTTATGATCCGCAATCATTCTTAGGTGGTATGAGAAAACCAGTTTATGGAGATTATGCAGCACAGCAAGGATTATCTCAAAAATCACAAATTGATGATTCTATTCTAAAAGGCTTGAAAACTACAAGTGAAACTGAAAGAGCTGAATTATTTAAATATGTTCTGACAACTTTACAAGATGAGGCTGTTTATATTCCAATAACTTATGAAACAAATAGAGCAATCTTTAATGATAGAGTTCAAGACGTTAAATTTGGTACATCGCTATATGAAGTTCCATATTATTCAATGAGTTTAAAATAA
- the opp1B gene encoding nickel/cobalt ABC transporter permease produces MKKYIIKRILISIPLIIGITFIAFCLINLIPSDPAEVALRVNDITPTEADIHRMRELLRLNRPFLLRYFDWLWKSLHFDFGISYVNTNRKVADEIARTLPVTLKLAGISLVMILGISIPIGVLCAVKKNSFFDKIIRIIVFFGTAIPDYWLSLILLSIFALKLNMFPISEASSISGYILPAFALSMSYISTYIRLIRTNMIETLEEDHIYYAKVRGLSKKSIIFKHALKNSIHSSLNVLGMSIVKLVAGTFIIENIFVLPGIGRLCVQAIFGRDYPVIQAYILLMGILFVGCNLLVDIVSCCIDPRLAETEA; encoded by the coding sequence GTGAAAAAATATATAATAAAAAGAATTTTAATATCAATTCCGTTAATTATTGGGATTACTTTTATTGCGTTTTGTCTTATAAATCTGATTCCGTCAGATCCGGCAGAAGTGGCTTTACGTGTAAATGATATTACTCCGACAGAAGCTGATATTCATAGAATGCGTGAGTTGCTGAGATTAAATAGACCATTTTTACTCAGATATTTTGACTGGTTGTGGAAAAGTCTGCATTTTGACTTTGGAATTTCTTATGTAAATACGAATAGGAAAGTTGCAGATGAAATTGCAAGAACATTACCAGTTACGTTAAAATTAGCCGGAATTTCACTTGTTATGATACTTGGCATAAGCATTCCAATTGGAGTGCTTTGTGCTGTTAAGAAAAATAGTTTTTTTGATAAAATTATAAGAATAATCGTATTTTTCGGAACTGCAATTCCAGACTACTGGCTATCACTAATTTTATTGTCAATTTTTGCATTAAAACTAAATATGTTTCCAATAAGTGAGGCAAGTTCGATTTCAGGCTATATTTTGCCTGCCTTTGCACTCAGTATGAGCTATATTTCCACATATATTCGATTAATTCGGACAAATATGATAGAAACGCTAGAAGAAGACCATATTTACTATGCAAAAGTGAGAGGACTTTCAAAAAAATCAATAATTTTTAAACATGCACTAAAAAATTCAATTCATTCTTCGTTAAATGTGCTTGGAATGAGTATTGTAAAATTAGTTGCAGGAACGTTTATAATTGAAAATATATTTGTGTTGCCTGGAATTGGAAGACTTTGTGTTCAGGCGATATTTGGACGTGATTATCCAGTAATTCAAGCATATATATTACTTATGGGAATTTTATTTGTTGGATGCAATTTGCTGGTGGATATTGTGAGCTGCTGTATTGATCCAAGACTTGCGGAAACGGAGGCGTAA
- the opp1C gene encoding nickel/cobalt ABC transporter permease, whose protein sequence is MLKKILKDKVALVCLIILVLIILMGIFAPIISTYNPLEGSITQKFKNPSFKHLLGTDYLGRDTFTRLIYGVRTTLLLSIVTMIPTILIGLFVGLISGYFRGIVDEILMRFCDVMMSFPSQIMILAIVGALGIGIKNVIIANIAVKWMWYARMIRGNVIRQNDKNYILFSKTIGAKTSYIFRKHIIPMIMPELIVLITLDMGWLILSISTLSFLGLGVQAPTPEWGAMLSEAKNVIATKPEQMLAPGLAIVITVTVFNLLGDSFKDNK, encoded by the coding sequence ATGTTGAAAAAGATATTAAAAGACAAAGTGGCATTGGTATGTCTAATTATCCTCGTATTAATCATTTTAATGGGAATTTTTGCACCGATTATTTCTACATACAATCCACTTGAAGGAAGCATTACTCAAAAATTTAAAAATCCATCATTTAAGCATTTGCTAGGAACTGATTATTTGGGACGTGATACATTTACAAGGCTTATTTATGGAGTTAGAACGACTTTACTGCTTTCTATTGTTACAATGATTCCAACTATTTTGATAGGATTATTTGTGGGACTAATTTCTGGATATTTTAGGGGAATTGTGGATGAAATTCTTATGAGATTTTGTGATGTGATGATGTCGTTTCCGAGTCAAATTATGATTCTAGCTATAGTTGGTGCTTTGGGAATAGGGATTAAAAATGTTATCATTGCAAATATCGCTGTAAAATGGATGTGGTATGCCAGAATGATACGTGGAAATGTAATTCGTCAAAATGATAAAAACTATATTCTTTTTTCAAAGACAATTGGAGCAAAAACTTCTTACATTTTCAGAAAGCACATTATTCCAATGATAATGCCTGAATTAATTGTATTAATAACGCTGGATATGGGATGGCTAATTTTAAGCATTTCAACATTATCTTTCTTAGGACTGGGAGTGCAGGCTCCGACACCTGAATGGGGTGCAATGCTAAGTGAAGCCAAAAATGTAATTGCAACAAAACCAGAACAGATGCTAGCTCCTGGACTTGCCATTGTAATTACAGTTACAGTCTTTAATTTGCTAGGAGACAGTTTTAAGGATAATAAATAA
- a CDS encoding ABC transporter ATP-binding protein has translation MKILEVKNLVIKLKKDNREIIKNINFSMEKNTCLGILGESGSGKSVTCKSILNILNKNFDVKGKIIFDGKNLLECKEEEMREIRGKEICMILQNPMTSFDPLYTIENQMVETFLEHIKISRQDAVNLAKESLEKMRLKDIDNVLKKYPHELSGGMLQRIMIAIAIALKPKLIIADEPTTAIDSLNQKDIIEEFKILKNEINVSILFVTHDLGILSYLADNLIVMQNGKIVESGTTSEIINNYKHEHTNFLIETRRALMKKFKEVAD, from the coding sequence ATGAAAATATTGGAAGTAAAAAATTTGGTAATAAAACTGAAAAAAGATAATAGGGAAATAATAAAAAATATTAACTTTTCAATGGAAAAGAACACTTGCCTTGGTATTCTGGGAGAAAGCGGGAGCGGGAAAAGTGTTACGTGCAAGTCAATTTTAAATATTTTGAATAAAAATTTTGATGTAAAAGGGAAAATTATTTTTGATGGAAAAAATCTGCTTGAGTGTAAGGAAGAGGAAATGAGGGAAATTCGTGGGAAAGAAATTTGCATGATTTTGCAAAATCCGATGACTTCATTTGATCCTTTGTACACAATTGAAAATCAGATGGTGGAAACTTTTTTGGAACATATTAAAATTTCAAGGCAAGATGCTGTGAATTTGGCGAAAGAGTCGCTTGAAAAAATGCGGCTAAAGGATATTGATAATGTTTTAAAAAAATATCCGCACGAACTAAGTGGCGGAATGCTGCAAAGAATAATGATTGCAATAGCCATCGCATTAAAACCAAAATTAATCATAGCCGACGAGCCAACAACTGCTATTGATTCCCTCAATCAAAAGGATATTATTGAAGAATTTAAAATATTAAAAAATGAGATAAACGTATCAATATTATTTGTAACCCATGATTTAGGAATTTTATCCTATTTGGCAGATAATCTGATTGTAATGCAAAATGGGAAAATTGTGGAAAGTGGTACAACTTCTGAAATTATAAATAATTATAAGCACGAGCATACAAATTTTTTGATTGAAACACGGCGAGCCTTGATGAAAAAATTTAAGGAAGTAGCTGATTAA
- a CDS encoding ABC transporter ATP-binding protein: MEENKINKKNNILLKVSNITKSYTEKKFLKKTVKNVLKDVSFSLEKGKCLGIIGESGSGKSTLGRILTGIENSDSGFVEFEGKNIHKKENKEIKNDISIVFQNYVSSVNPKFSIAEIISEPLIIETTMKKNEINEELKNLIKDVGLSEEFLERFPNELSGGQLQRVCIARAIATKPKFIMLDEAVSSLDVSTQVEILDLLQKLKKEYNLSYIFVTHDLLTITYICDSVIFFRNGKIEEEISDIKNLKNIKKDYSRKLIDAVIEF, translated from the coding sequence ATGGAAGAAAATAAAATAAACAAAAAAAATAATATTTTACTAAAAGTTTCAAATATTACTAAGAGTTATACTGAAAAGAAGTTTTTGAAAAAAACTGTAAAAAATGTGTTAAAAGATGTATCATTTTCATTGGAAAAAGGAAAATGTCTTGGAATTATCGGGGAAAGCGGAAGCGGGAAAAGTACGCTTGGGAGAATTTTGACTGGAATTGAAAATTCCGATAGTGGATTTGTAGAATTTGAAGGGAAAAATATTCATAAAAAGGAAAATAAAGAAATAAAAAATGATATAAGTATTGTTTTTCAAAATTATGTTTCTTCTGTAAATCCTAAATTTTCTATTGCCGAGATTATTTCTGAACCTTTGATAATTGAAACAACAATGAAAAAAAATGAAATTAATGAAGAATTAAAAAATTTGATAAAAGATGTGGGACTTTCTGAAGAATTTTTAGAGAGATTTCCAAATGAACTAAGCGGAGGACAGCTTCAAAGAGTGTGCATAGCAAGGGCAATCGCAACAAAGCCTAAGTTTATTATGTTAGATGAGGCTGTAAGTTCACTTGATGTGTCTACACAGGTGGAAATTTTGGATTTATTGCAGAAATTGAAGAAAGAGTATAATTTGTCGTATATTTTTGTAACGCACGATTTGCTTACGATAACTTATATTTGCGACAGCGTAATATTTTTTCGCAATGGAAAGATTGAAGAGGAAATATCTGATATAAAAAATTTAAAAAATATAAAAAAAGATTACTCAAGAAAATTGATTGATGCAGTAATAGAATTTTAA